The Saprospiraceae bacterium genome includes a window with the following:
- the meaB gene encoding methylmalonyl Co-A mutase-associated GTPase MeaB yields MSQENSSHISSGFNPEYTPKRLGNKDLDYYINGLQNGNKYILSEAITLAESQNEQKKKMAALILDWAFETTHKETILNQTIRIGITGTPGVGKSTFIETFGQFILSNGYRLAVLAIDPSSQQTKGSILGDKTRMESLSVSENVYIRPTPTGNTLGGTAAATKDAILLCEATGFNITIIETVGVGQSETEVNNMSDLSVLLLQPGAGDEIQGIKRGIVETADIFVINKSDGHHLELAKQTKASYTNALQLFHHPIAEWHQPVLLASALEGKGLEEVYDTIMLYLEESKKSGYFVQKRKQQESRWFSRQVIHLLEQYIFGNVLIRDTYNQLLNDISHSKISTSSALRKISRIIESELEKGQ; encoded by the coding sequence ATGTCACAAGAAAATTCATCACATATTTCTTCAGGATTCAACCCTGAATATACCCCAAAAAGATTAGGAAACAAGGATCTGGACTATTACATCAATGGTTTGCAGAATGGAAACAAATATATCCTGAGTGAAGCAATCACGCTTGCGGAAAGTCAGAATGAACAAAAGAAAAAAATGGCCGCTCTCATTTTGGATTGGGCATTTGAAACGACTCATAAAGAAACCATTCTTAATCAAACTATACGTATAGGAATCACGGGTACGCCCGGAGTAGGAAAGAGTACATTTATCGAAACATTTGGCCAATTCATTTTGTCCAATGGCTACCGTCTCGCAGTTTTGGCCATAGATCCTAGCAGTCAGCAGACGAAGGGAAGCATCCTGGGCGATAAGACAAGGATGGAATCATTATCTGTTTCCGAAAATGTGTATATCAGACCTACGCCGACAGGAAATACGCTCGGAGGTACTGCTGCAGCCACCAAAGATGCTATTTTACTTTGCGAGGCGACTGGGTTTAATATTACTATTATCGAAACCGTTGGCGTTGGTCAGTCTGAAACAGAAGTGAATAATATGTCAGACCTATCTGTTTTGTTACTCCAACCGGGTGCAGGGGATGAAATACAAGGTATCAAAAGAGGCATCGTAGAAACAGCTGATATCTTTGTGATTAATAAATCAGACGGACATCATCTGGAACTGGCAAAACAAACCAAAGCATCATACACCAATGCATTGCAACTATTTCATCACCCTATTGCTGAATGGCACCAACCTGTATTATTAGCTTCTGCTTTGGAAGGGAAGGGATTAGAAGAAGTTTATGACACGATTATGCTGTATCTGGAAGAGAGTAAAAAAAGTGGTTATTTCGTGCAAAAAAGAAAACAACAGGAAAGCAGATGGTTTTCGAGGCAGGTAATTCATTTGCTGGAGCAGTATATTTTTGGAAATGTTTTGATAAGGGATACATACAATCAACTCTTAAACGATATCAGCCATTCAAAAATAAGCACTTCATCTGCATTGCGTAAAATCTCCCGCATTATAGAATCAGAACTCGAAAAAGGACAATAG
- a CDS encoding FkbM family methyltransferase, translating into MKTYIRQVLQWLRLDLTQNLRYDRHTKIIIAGTLSKDSVAIDVGCHKGEIFDLFLKAAPSGGHYGFEPIPHMFAELKKKYGHFNHILPYALSDIEGNTTFHFVKNAPAYSGIKERHYDIQNPNIEKINVTLKRLDDIIPFDTKIDLIKIDVEGAELGVLKGAETIIRKNKPVILFEFGLGASDIYDTGPEDIFRFFSNLGYSIFTTTDYLHNKEPLSQVQLESLYVNKTEFYYLAGPLD; encoded by the coding sequence TTGAAAACCTATATTCGACAGGTATTACAATGGTTGAGGCTGGATCTTACGCAGAATCTCAGATATGACCGGCACACAAAAATCATCATTGCCGGAACGCTATCCAAAGATTCAGTAGCCATAGATGTTGGTTGTCACAAAGGAGAAATTTTTGACCTTTTTCTGAAAGCTGCTCCCTCCGGTGGACATTACGGATTTGAGCCTATTCCACATATGTTTGCAGAATTGAAAAAAAAATACGGGCATTTCAACCATATTTTGCCTTATGCTCTTTCTGATATTGAGGGAAATACTACTTTTCATTTTGTCAAAAACGCTCCTGCTTACAGCGGTATAAAAGAAAGGCATTATGACATTCAGAATCCCAATATTGAGAAAATTAATGTTACGCTGAAAAGATTGGACGACATAATTCCTTTTGATACCAAAATCGATCTAATAAAAATAGATGTCGAAGGAGCTGAATTAGGAGTATTAAAAGGTGCTGAGACGATTATTCGTAAAAACAAACCTGTTATTTTGTTTGAATTCGGATTGGGGGCAAGTGATATTTATGATACCGGGCCGGAAGATATTTTCAGGTTTTTCAGCAATTTGGGTTATTCTATTTTTACAACTACTGATTATTTGCATAATAAAGAACCTTTAAGTCAGGTACAATTAGAGTCTTTGTATGTTAATAAAACGGAATTCTACTACCTTGCCGGGCCACTTGACTAA
- the odhB gene encoding 2-oxoglutarate dehydrogenase complex dihydrolipoyllysine-residue succinyltransferase — translation MSIVEMKVPTIGESITEVTLSQWLKKDGEFVKVDEPICEFESDKATLEFPAEASGKLIYVAKEGDDLSIGALVAKIDTSVTASESTPTADPANKTAESKAEDAPVSIQKENYASGHPSPAAGKILREGEIDPSAVAGTGKDGRITKEDAVKATENKPAAQASPVQPEPSQKTKPSGDRGQRVEKMSRMRKTIASRLVSAKNQTAMLTTFNEVDLTNINELRKKYQDKFVAKYGIKLGYMSIFAKACAKVLMEMPDVNAMIDGGDIIYHDYVDISIAVSTPNGLVVPPVHNVDSLGFHDIEFKIKELAEKARTGKLTLDEMKGGTFTITNGGVFGSLVSTPIINEPQSAILGMHAIKDRPVAIDGKVEIRPMMYLALSYDHRLIDGSTSVTFLVKVKELLEDPMTLLLDI, via the coding sequence ATGAGTATCGTTGAAATGAAAGTGCCTACTATCGGTGAGTCTATCACAGAAGTTACATTATCCCAATGGCTAAAAAAAGATGGTGAATTTGTTAAAGTAGATGAACCTATCTGTGAATTTGAATCAGATAAAGCAACACTGGAATTTCCCGCCGAAGCTTCCGGAAAACTAATCTATGTTGCAAAAGAAGGAGATGATCTTTCCATTGGAGCGTTGGTTGCTAAAATTGATACTTCTGTAACTGCATCCGAATCAACCCCAACAGCAGACCCCGCTAATAAAACTGCTGAAAGCAAAGCTGAAGATGCGCCAGTCTCCATTCAAAAAGAAAATTATGCATCGGGTCATCCTTCTCCGGCAGCAGGAAAAATTCTTCGCGAAGGAGAAATAGACCCTTCAGCAGTAGCAGGTACAGGTAAAGATGGCAGAATCACAAAAGAAGATGCTGTCAAAGCCACAGAAAATAAACCCGCTGCTCAGGCTAGTCCTGTACAACCTGAGCCATCACAAAAAACAAAACCTTCCGGTGATCGGGGTCAAAGAGTAGAAAAAATGAGCCGAATGCGCAAAACAATCGCATCCAGGCTGGTATCTGCCAAAAATCAAACCGCAATGCTAACCACCTTTAATGAGGTGGATCTTACCAATATAAATGAACTCAGAAAAAAATATCAGGATAAATTTGTAGCAAAATACGGTATCAAACTGGGTTACATGTCCATATTTGCGAAAGCATGTGCAAAAGTTCTGATGGAAATGCCGGATGTAAATGCAATGATAGATGGTGGTGATATTATTTACCATGATTATGTCGATATTTCAATTGCCGTTTCTACTCCGAATGGCTTGGTTGTTCCACCGGTTCATAATGTAGATTCTCTCGGTTTTCATGACATAGAGTTTAAAATAAAGGAACTTGCAGAAAAAGCAAGAACCGGAAAGTTGACATTAGATGAAATGAAGGGCGGTACTTTTACGATTACGAATGGCGGAGTGTTTGGGTCATTGGTCAGTACACCAATCATCAACGAACCGCAATCTGCCATTTTGGGCATGCACGCTATCAAAGACAGACCGGTAGCTATTGATGGTAAAGTGGAAATCAGACCGATGATGTACCTTGCATTATCGTATGACCACAGACTGATAGATGGAAGTACTTCAGTTACTTTCCTCGTAAAAGTCAAAGAATTACTGGAGGATCCGATGACACTATTACTGGATATATAA
- a CDS encoding DUF1232 domain-containing protein, with translation MIKFSFISTKQMLSFIQMRIKKMSISLVYSVLLMFYAYKSEKTPAYAKRIILGALAYVLSPIDAIPDLTPILGFTDDLSVIMMGLVSVACHITATEKAKAKEKLTYFFKNYQESDLAEVESKLIKD, from the coding sequence ATGATAAAATTTTCTTTTATTTCAACCAAACAAATGCTTTCCTTCATTCAAATGCGAATAAAGAAAATGAGTATTTCATTGGTTTATAGTGTATTATTAATGTTTTACGCGTATAAATCTGAGAAGACACCGGCTTATGCTAAAAGAATCATATTGGGAGCATTGGCGTATGTTTTATCTCCGATAGATGCAATACCTGACCTTACACCTATTCTAGGATTTACGGATGATCTGAGTGTGATAATGATGGGGCTGGTATCAGTGGCTTGTCATATTACAGCAACTGAAAAAGCTAAAGCAAAAGAAAAACTGACGTATTTTTTCAAAAATTATCAGGAGTCTGATCTGGCAGAAGTAGAATCAAAGCTAATTAAGGATTAA
- a CDS encoding glycoside hydrolase family 31 protein, whose translation MNQNELLPGRFESLKKENNDFLISTETECILRVRVRTDHIVQITYAPEGGFESEFSYGISNRFNGTVKTLSYRNQPLFVEISTSALKININKIDLKISFTDLSGRIICRDEKGFHWEENQKDGGYFVKMSKVIQEGEHYYGMGDKTMHLNLRGRRVVNWATDTYGFKKYEDPIYKCIPFYTAIQESFGYGIFFDNTFKSHFDFGSERRAVTSFWADGGEMNYYFIYGPELIDVTRRYTMLTGVPDLPPLWALGYQQCKWSYYPESKVMEVTKKLRDLSIPCDAFYLDIDYMDGFRCFTWDKNKFPDPKAMVKRLKEDGFKTIVIIDPGIKIDPNYSVFKEGLANNFFCRRADGPYMKGKVWPGDCYFPEFTNPRVRKWWSGLFQELIEDTGVRGVWNDMNEPALFEVDSKTFPDDVRHDYDGHPCSHRKAHNIYGMQMAKATYKGLKRFNQNQRPLVITRSAYAGTQRYAAAWTGDNIASWEHLWVANMQCQRMSISGYSFVGTDIGGFTEHPTPELFVRWMQLAVFHPFFRTHSSGDHGEQEPWSFGEEALGIVRKFIELRYRLLPYVYSTFYQYVAEGTPMIRPISVEDQHDHDTLYRVDEFLLGDHILACPVLEPNVVSRYVYLPKGTWYSYWDDEMFEGGKEIKASAALDQIPVFIRGGAVIPHFPVMQFVGQVKVEQLTLHCYYGQNETESLLYEDDGDGYDYEKGIYNIKIFRTISLQDQFQLSLETKGHYETSYSIYKIVLHGLPFKPSTVFVNENQISEDRVVFENELPVIILNKMTFLNLRVVK comes from the coding sequence ATGAATCAGAATGAATTGTTGCCGGGAAGGTTCGAATCATTAAAAAAGGAAAACAACGATTTTTTAATAAGCACTGAAACTGAATGTATCCTGCGGGTACGCGTCAGGACAGATCATATTGTGCAGATTACGTATGCACCGGAGGGAGGTTTTGAATCTGAATTCTCATATGGTATCAGCAATAGATTTAATGGAACTGTAAAAACTTTATCTTACAGAAACCAACCCCTTTTTGTAGAGATATCAACTTCCGCATTAAAAATAAATATCAATAAAATTGATCTGAAAATTAGCTTTACAGATCTTTCAGGCAGAATTATCTGCCGGGACGAAAAGGGTTTCCATTGGGAAGAAAACCAGAAGGACGGTGGTTATTTTGTGAAAATGAGTAAAGTGATTCAGGAGGGAGAGCACTATTATGGCATGGGAGACAAAACCATGCATCTCAACCTGAGGGGCAGAAGAGTGGTCAACTGGGCAACAGATACTTACGGATTTAAAAAATACGAAGATCCGATTTATAAGTGTATTCCCTTTTATACGGCTATTCAGGAATCTTTTGGCTACGGTATATTTTTTGACAATACTTTTAAATCGCATTTTGATTTTGGAAGTGAACGACGTGCCGTGACCAGTTTCTGGGCAGATGGGGGCGAAATGAATTATTACTTTATTTATGGTCCCGAGTTGATTGACGTGACAAGAAGATATACTATGCTTACAGGTGTTCCGGATTTACCACCTTTATGGGCATTGGGATATCAGCAATGTAAGTGGAGTTACTACCCTGAGAGCAAGGTTATGGAGGTCACAAAAAAACTACGGGATTTGTCTATCCCTTGTGATGCTTTCTATCTGGACATAGATTACATGGATGGATTCAGATGTTTTACCTGGGATAAAAATAAATTTCCGGATCCCAAAGCGATGGTTAAAAGATTAAAAGAAGATGGCTTCAAGACGATTGTCATCATAGATCCGGGCATTAAAATAGATCCGAATTATAGTGTATTTAAAGAGGGACTTGCCAATAATTTTTTCTGTCGTCGTGCAGACGGCCCATATATGAAAGGAAAAGTCTGGCCGGGAGATTGTTATTTTCCGGAATTTACCAATCCAAGAGTTCGAAAATGGTGGTCAGGTCTTTTTCAGGAATTGATAGAAGATACAGGCGTCAGAGGCGTCTGGAATGATATGAATGAGCCTGCATTATTTGAAGTGGATTCCAAAACTTTTCCGGATGATGTCAGACATGATTATGACGGTCACCCTTGCAGTCATCGCAAAGCACATAATATATATGGTATGCAAATGGCCAAGGCTACCTATAAAGGATTGAAGAGATTTAATCAGAATCAACGCCCTTTAGTGATTACCCGATCCGCTTATGCAGGTACTCAAAGATATGCTGCCGCATGGACCGGAGACAATATCGCATCCTGGGAGCATCTTTGGGTAGCCAATATGCAATGTCAGCGAATGAGTATTTCCGGATATTCTTTTGTCGGTACCGATATCGGAGGATTTACGGAGCATCCTACTCCTGAGTTGTTTGTCCGATGGATGCAACTGGCAGTTTTTCATCCTTTTTTCAGAACACATAGTTCAGGTGATCACGGCGAGCAGGAACCCTGGTCATTCGGTGAAGAAGCACTTGGAATCGTTCGGAAGTTTATTGAGTTGAGATACAGACTTTTGCCTTATGTTTATTCCACATTTTATCAGTACGTCGCAGAAGGTACGCCTATGATACGACCTATTTCTGTGGAAGATCAGCACGATCACGATACACTTTACCGTGTAGATGAATTCCTGCTTGGTGATCATATTCTGGCATGTCCGGTACTGGAACCCAATGTGGTCAGTAGGTATGTATATCTTCCGAAAGGGACATGGTACAGCTACTGGGATGATGAAATGTTTGAAGGTGGCAAAGAAATAAAGGCAAGTGCCGCATTAGATCAGATTCCGGTTTTTATAAGAGGCGGGGCAGTTATTCCCCATTTTCCGGTGATGCAATTTGTGGGTCAGGTGAAAGTTGAACAATTGACTTTACATTGTTATTACGGACAAAATGAAACAGAAAGTCTTCTGTACGAAGACGATGGAGATGGTTATGATTACGAAAAAGGAATCTATAACATTAAAATATTCAGAACTATTTCATTGCAAGATCAGTTCCAGCTTTCTTTGGAAACAAAAGGCCATTATGAAACCAGTTATTCAATTTACAAAATAGTATTACACGGACTTCCATTTAAGCCGTCGACTGTTTTTGTGAATGAAAATCAAATTTCAGAAGATAGAGTTGTATTTGAAAATGAGCTTCCGGTAATTATTCTGAATAAAATGACCTTTTTAAATCTGCGTGTTGTAAAGTAA
- a CDS encoding GHMP kinase — MLLTGEYAVLDGAKALGLPTKQGQKMEVKKTANADLIWESYDNKGKIWFKSVISLFDFSPVDTTDEKISIYLQKLLKNAVRLNSEFLSQWNGYKIETRLEFPLDWGLGSSSTLVYLLSEWAEVNPLLLYFKTDDGSGYDVACAFADGPIEYINSPDEVSYTEIDFNPKFKNQLYFIHLGNKQSTAQGIKDYLKAVKNKSTLVKSITKITEDIRSADSLKVFDSYLEQHEDLIHKHTGFAKVKDTHFKDYWGTVKSLGAWGGDFVLATSDKSIEETSSYFNEKGFNTVLPYKQLILD, encoded by the coding sequence TTGCTGCTCACCGGAGAGTATGCTGTGCTGGATGGAGCCAAAGCATTGGGCTTGCCTACCAAACAAGGCCAAAAAATGGAAGTCAAAAAAACAGCAAATGCCGATCTGATCTGGGAAAGTTATGATAATAAAGGAAAGATTTGGTTTAAATCTGTCATTTCTTTATTCGATTTCTCTCCTGTCGATACAACGGATGAAAAAATTTCTATCTACCTTCAGAAATTATTGAAAAATGCGGTGCGGCTTAATTCAGAGTTTCTTTCACAATGGAATGGATATAAGATAGAGACAAGACTTGAATTTCCATTAGATTGGGGCTTGGGTAGCAGTTCGACATTAGTGTATCTATTGTCTGAATGGGCAGAAGTCAATCCGCTTCTATTATATTTTAAGACAGATGATGGATCTGGGTATGATGTTGCCTGTGCATTTGCTGATGGTCCGATCGAATATATTAATTCTCCGGATGAAGTTTCATACACCGAGATTGATTTCAACCCAAAATTCAAAAATCAACTTTATTTTATTCATCTGGGGAATAAGCAAAGTACTGCACAAGGTATAAAGGACTACCTAAAGGCTGTCAAAAACAAGTCAACTTTGGTAAAGTCCATTACTAAAATTACGGAGGATATCCGTTCGGCTGACTCATTGAAAGTTTTTGATTCATATCTTGAACAACACGAAGACCTAATCCATAAACACACCGGATTTGCCAAAGTAAAAGACACGCATTTCAAAGATTACTGGGGAACTGTAAAATCTCTCGGCGCATGGGGTGGCGATTTTGTTCTGGCCACTTCTGATAAATCAATAGAAGAAACAAGTAGCTATTTTAATGAAAAAGGTTTCAACACGGTATTACCTTATAAGCAGTTGATATTGGATTAA
- the rplM gene encoding 50S ribosomal protein L13, with product MNTLSYKTISANNATVVQKWYVVDAEGEIVGRLATRIASVLRGKHKPDFTPHVDNGDYVIILNAGKIRFTGNKTDDKEYQTYSGYPGGQKRRTAQEMLDKRPNMVMELAVRGMLPKTKLGRSMIKKLFIYEGATHPHAAQQPEPFKF from the coding sequence GTGAATACATTAAGTTACAAGACAATTTCTGCCAATAACGCAACTGTTGTACAAAAATGGTATGTTGTAGATGCAGAAGGTGAAATAGTCGGAAGATTAGCCACCCGTATTGCCAGTGTACTGAGAGGAAAACATAAACCTGATTTTACGCCACACGTAGATAACGGAGATTATGTGATCATACTCAATGCAGGTAAAATAAGATTTACCGGTAATAAAACTGATGACAAGGAATATCAAACTTATTCAGGATATCCGGGAGGTCAGAAGAGAAGAACAGCACAGGAAATGCTTGACAAAAGACCAAACATGGTAATGGAGCTTGCAGTGAGAGGAATGTTGCCTAAGACCAAACTTGGAAGATCCATGATTAAGAAATTATTTATTTACGAAGGTGCCACTCATCCTCATGCGGCACAACAACCAGAACCATTTAAATTTTAA
- the rpsI gene encoding 30S ribosomal protein S9 produces MEMINSIGRRKSSVARIYVTKGSGIIIINGKDFKDYFPMPSVQASVLDPLKISEVEGQYNIKITVDGGGFKGQAEAIRMAISRALVKINEDYKKGLKERKYLTRDPREVERKKFGKPKARKSFQFSKR; encoded by the coding sequence ATGGAAATGATCAACAGCATTGGCAGAAGAAAGTCTTCAGTAGCCAGAATATATGTAACCAAAGGTAGCGGTATCATTATAATCAACGGAAAAGATTTTAAAGATTACTTTCCTATGCCGAGTGTACAGGCTTCTGTTTTGGATCCGTTAAAGATCTCTGAAGTGGAAGGACAATACAATATCAAAATTACCGTAGATGGCGGTGGATTTAAAGGACAGGCAGAAGCTATCAGAATGGCTATCTCCAGAGCACTCGTGAAAATTAACGAAGATTACAAAAAAGGTCTCAAAGAGAGAAAATATCTTACAAGAGATCCTAGAGAAGTGGAAAGAAAGAAATTCGGAAAGCCAAAGGCGAGAAAGAGTTTCCAATTCTCCAAGCGTTAA
- the rpsB gene encoding 30S ribosomal protein S2 — protein sequence MNKPTYNEMLDAGVHYGHLKRKWNPKMLPYIFMERKGIHIIDLNRTAECLDRAAYAMKQMAKSGKKILFVATKKQAKDIVANAARSAEMPFVTERWLGGMMTNFATIRKSVKKMNSIEKILTDPAVSITKKERLTLAREKEKLERVLGGIANLNRLPSAVFMVDIHHEHIALAEAKRLGMKTFAMVDTNSDPNKVDFPIPANDDASKSVKLITDYVISAIKEGLEERRLTKDENKED from the coding sequence ATGAATAAACCCACATATAACGAGATGTTGGACGCTGGTGTTCACTATGGTCACCTGAAGAGAAAATGGAATCCTAAAATGCTTCCTTACATCTTTATGGAAAGAAAAGGTATTCATATTATAGATCTCAACCGGACAGCAGAATGTCTCGACAGAGCCGCCTATGCTATGAAGCAAATGGCTAAATCCGGTAAAAAGATCCTTTTTGTTGCGACTAAAAAGCAAGCGAAAGATATAGTTGCCAATGCTGCCAGAAGTGCTGAAATGCCATTTGTAACTGAAAGATGGCTGGGAGGTATGATGACCAACTTTGCTACTATCCGTAAGTCAGTAAAGAAGATGAACAGTATTGAAAAAATACTGACTGACCCTGCCGTATCAATCACTAAAAAGGAAAGATTGACTCTTGCAAGAGAGAAAGAAAAACTTGAAAGAGTATTAGGTGGTATTGCGAATCTGAACAGACTTCCAAGTGCAGTTTTTATGGTAGATATTCACCACGAACATATTGCACTTGCAGAAGCTAAAAGATTGGGCATGAAGACCTTTGCAATGGTTGATACCAATTCAGATCCGAATAAAGTGGACTTTCCGATTCCTGCAAATGATGATGCATCCAAATCTGTAAAATTAATCACGGATTATGTGATCAGTGCCATCAAAGAAGGTCTTGAAGAAAGAAGACTGACCAAGGACGAGAATAAAGAAGATTAA